In the Terriglobia bacterium genome, CGAGCCGATCGAGATAAGATGTCACCGCGAGGTTGAAGGCCACGGTTTGTTCCAGATTCGACAGGTGAGAAGCCGACGGCAGGATCACAAGCTCCGACCCGGCAATCTCGTCATGGATGGCACGGGACACAGCCACCGGCATGCCCTGATCCTGTTCACCGACAATGAGGAGGGTCGGTATCCTGATGGTGTGGATCCGGGCCGTAAGATTGAGGGCTGCGATCGCATGACAACACGCCGAGTAGCCGAGCGGGCTTGTTGCGCGGATCATGCCGCGCACGCGCTCGACGACCTCCGCATGGGTTGCACGAAAGGAAGGCGTAAACCAGCGACCGATCGTCGGCTCGATCAGCGGCGCCATCCCTTCCGACTCCGCAATCTTGATGCGCTCCTGCCATAGCGGCTGAGCCTCAGGGGGGATGCGGCTCGAGGCGCCGCAGAGTATCAGGCTTGTCAGAGACTGCGGCCGCATCAGGGCCAGCGTTTGCCCTATCATTCCCCCCATGGACAGGCCTAGAAAATGGACGCGCTCGATGCCAAGCGCGTCGAGCAGACCTCCTGCCTGCCCGGCGAGCTGATCGAGCGTGTAAGGGCCCGGGCGCACATCGGTACCGCCGTGCCCGAGTGTGTCGTAGCAAAGCACACGGAAACTCCGAGTCAAGGCATCTACTTGCGGATCCCACGCCGTCAGGTTGGTGGCGAGCGAATGGCTGAGCATGATTACGGGCGCCGAAGGGGGACCGTCAAGCCTGTAGTTGACCTGATTACCGTGAACCGTAATCTTCATATCTGGATCCTCGGAGAAAAGGCAGCAGGGAATGTCATCCGAACCCTCAAATCATAGCAGAGTTCCGGCGCTCAGATTTTGGATTTTGGCGTACTGAAGATCCACAACATACTCACGCGGGCGGCCCTGTGCTACCATGGATGTCTTTCAGGGAGGCGCAGACTGTCGGCAATGAAAGAAATGGCTGAGAAGAGAGGTTTATTGCCACGAGGAATCCTGCTTCTGGGGGGCGTGGCGGTGGTTGTAGCGATTGGCATCGGGCTCTTGCGTGTCGGTCCTCCCCCCGGGATCCACATCCGCCCGGCAGTCCCCGTTATCGGCAAGCGCACGCCGGTCACGGTTGAGATCAGCGAGCCAGGGCGGGGATTGAGCCACGTGAAGATCGAATTCGTGCAGGGTGAACGAGTCGAAAGCCTGGCCGAGAAAGACTATGCCTATCCATCCGCTCTGGTCTTCTGGGGTGCTCGCACCGCGCGCGATACCATCACGGTGCAGGTGGGGCGCGAGACCATAAGCTGGCTCAAAGCCGGCCAGGCAAGCATCCGGGTGACGGCAGGCCGTGCCGGGACCTGGCTGCGGCATCCCGGCGCCGCCAGTCAGGAGATTATCCTTCCCGTACGTCTATCTCCCCCTTCGCTGCAAGTGATCTCCACGCAGACCTATGTCGCCCAGGGAGGGTGTGAAGCCGTCGTTTATCGAGTCGGTGAATCTTCCGTCCGGGACGGAGTGCGCGCGGGCAACTGGTGGTTCCCGGGCTACCCGCTGCCCGGCGGGAGCAAGGGAGAGCGCTTTGCCTTTTTTGCCATCCCCTTCGATATGAACGCCCCCGATGCTCGCATCGTGGCGGTCGATGCAGCCGAAAACCAGGCGGAGCTGAATTTCATTGACCAGTTTTTTCCCAAGAAGTTCAAGGAAGACACGGTCGATTTATCGGATGCATTCATCGGCAAGGTCGTCCCCGAGATTATGGCGCAGACGCCGGAGGTCCAGGACCGCGGCGATATGCTCGGCAACTATCTTGCCATCAACGTCGATCTGCGTCAGAAAGACGCCGAGCTGCTCAAAGATCTGGCGAAGAAGTCGCGCCCGGAACTGCTTTGGAACAAGCCGTTCCTATCGATGAAAAATGGCAAGGTGATGGCCGGCTTTGCCGACTACAGAACCTACAGCTACAAGGGCAAGATCGTCGATCACCAGACCCACCTTGGCTACGATCTGGCGGTTACGCGTCATGCGCCCGTACCGGCGGCGAACGACGGCGTGGTGGTGCAGGCAAAATATTTCGGCATCTATGGAAATTCCGTCATTGTGGACCACGGCTGCGGCGTCATGAGCCTTTACGGGCATCTTTCGTCCATCGGCGTTGCCGAGGGCCAGAAGGTCGCACGTGGCGACATCATCGGCCAGACAGGAGAAACCGGTCTCGCCGGGGGCGACCATTTGCACTTCGCTGTGATCCTCGATGGCTTGCCGGTCAACCCGGTGGAGTGGTGGGACGGCCATTGGATCAACGACCGGATTGCGCGCAAGCTGGGCCCGGGTTTCCATTTCTCCGAATAACCCGGTCGAACTCAAGAATTCAGGTTGCGGATCCACCTTCATTTTGGATTTCGGATTGGAGACACCTGCCGCTGCCGGCAGGTAGAGTCTTGCAGGAAGTCAACCCTTGAAAAATCCCACATCCCAAATCCCAAATCAGCTCCGCCTTAACTTTATTTCATAAAGTACTTGACCAAACATTCCACCTCGTGGTACATAAGGACTTACCACTCCGGAGGGCTGCTGTGGTTGAACCATCCAGTACGGAAATGGCTCACGAAAATCTCCAGTACATCCGCAAGACCCTGGATGCCGCCGGAAGGTTCACTGCGGTCCCGGGCAAGGGACTGATGGCGGCCGGCGTCACGACTTTTGCCGGTGTGGCGGTCAACCTGCTGGTTACGGGGGCCCCCTGGGGAGACAAGTCGGTGCAGCAGCCGGCGCTCGAAGTGTGGGGGATCGTGCTCGTCGTTTCGCTTGCGATCGTCTCCTACGGCATATATCGCAAGTCGCGGCAGACCCGGACCCGGCTTCAGCCGCCCCTGATCCGCAAGCTCCTCTGGAGTCTATGCCCGGCGCTGTTTGTGGGGGGTGTTCTCACCAACCTCGCCGTCCGCACTCAAAACCTGGGCTGGCTGCCCGCCATCTGGCTCGGGTGCTACGGCGCCGCGATCACCAACGGGGGTCTAGTCTCAGTTGCTCCGGTGCGCTATCTCGGCCTTTCGCTGTTGGCGACGGCCGCGGCCGCGGCTTTGGCGCCGCAGAGCTTCGGCCTGGTCTGGCTGGCGGTAGGCTTCGGCTGGCTGCATCTGGTGTTCGGCGCATACATCGCCTGGAGGCACAATGGTTAGAAAGCACAAATCGGCAAGACCCACTCCCAGCGAGTTGGATCCTATGATCCATGAGCGGTTGCGCCTGGGTATTCTCTCCGCCCTGGTGGTACAGGAATCGCTCAGCTTCACCGAACTGCGCGAGTTGCTCCGCACCACGGACGGGAACCTCAGCGTTCAGGCGCGCAGGCTGGAGCAGGCGGGCTATGTGATCTGCGATAAGCGGTTCGAGGACCGAAAGCCCAAGAGCACATACAGGCTGAGCCCGGAAGGACGTCTGGCGCTGGAAGAGTACCTCGAAAAGCTTTCGGGCCTTCTGCCTGACCTGGGACGCGTACGTAGTCGCGCTGCCGGATCTCTCCGGGCGCAAATCAATCCCCTGCCATCGCACAGTTGAGAGAAATATGAATTCGATTCGTCACGTGGCAATCATCATGGATGGAAACGGCCGATGGGCGGAGCAGCGCGGATGGCCGCGCTGGCGAGGACATGAAGCGGGTGCCCGCGCAGTACGGCGCACGGTGGAAGCGGCGTGCCGGCTCGAAATCCCGGTTCTGACCTTGTTTGCGTTCTCCAGTGAGAACTGGAAGCGCCCGCCGCAGGAGGTCCAGACGCTCTTCCGCCTCTTTCTCAAATATGTGGCTGAGGAGACTCAGTCCATGGTCGAAAACGGCATCCGGCTGTCGGCATTCGGCAGGCGCGACCGCATTTCTCCGGCGGTTGTGACGGCTCTTTCCCAGGTGGAAAGTGCCACGCGCGGCTGTACTCGGCTGCATCTGCGGCTGGCGCTCGACTATGGCTCCCGACATGAAGTCGTCGAGGCTGTGCAGGCCCTTGCGCAGCAGGTGGCCTCACGAACACTGATGCCGGAGGACATCGACGAGCAGATGTTTACCAACACCCTGACTTCACGGGACGTACCGGATCCCGACCTGGTGATTCGAACGGCGGGTGAACAGCGGCTGTCCAATTTTCTGCTCTGGCAGGCTGCCTATGCGGAGCTCCACTTTTGTCCGCGGCTTTGGCCGGACTTCGACGAAAGCGACCTCCAGGAAGCCTTGGACGACTACCATTCCCGCACGCGCAAGTTTGGCGCGCTGCCCTGCGTTACCGGCGCCCTTGTCTGATAAAAGCAGGAGCCGAGAGTCAGGAATCAGAATGAGGACGAGCGGTTTTTCCCCTGACTGCTTGCCGCCTAGCGGCGCACGGTGCCGCCATCCACGATGAGAACCTGGCCGGTGACAAAGCTGGAGAGATCGGAAGCCAGGAAGAGTGCTGCCCTGCCGACCTCCTCGGTGTTACCCCAGCGCTTCAGGGGAGATTCGGCGGCAAGGGCGTTCCGGCTTTCATCATTCAGTTGATCGAAGGTTGCCGGCGTCCGGATATTGCCCAGCGCCAGGGCATTGGCGCGGACGTTGTCCTTTCCGTACTCGCGCGCCACGTCTCGCATCAGCCCCAGCACCGCAGCCTTTGCCAGGGTATAAGGAGTGCCCTGGAATCCCTCTAGCGCCGGAGTGGAGGAAATATAGATGATCCTGCCGCTTCGGCGTGCCGTCATCCACGGCAGGGCTTCAAAGGTGCAGAAGACCGCGCCCATGGCGTCGGTGCCGAAAATGTCGAGATACCATGCCTGCAGCTTTTCAGCGGGAGTGGCATGCAGCGGGGTGTTCCAGATCTCGGGCCGCATGGGATAGCCGGCATTGCAGACCAGGATGTCGAGCCGGCCGGAGGACCAGGCCCGCAGTTGCTCAAAAAGCTCGTGAATGCTCTCGCGGCGTGAGACGTCGGCCTGCAACCCGATGGCCTGCACCCCGAGTTCGCGGCCGATATCTCTCGCCACTGTCCGGCACTCCTCGAGATTGCGTGCGGTGACGGCGATGTTGCTGCCGGCGCCCGCCAGACTCTCTGCGATTGCGCGCCCGATCCCGCGGCTGGCGCCGGTAACGAGCGCGTACTGACCTTCCAACATCTGGATTTTGCTCATAGAGGCCTCAATCTCGCGGATCTTTCCGACCAACCTCGAAATATCGGATGAGAATCACAGTCCATATTGTAAACTTGAGCATGATAAGCGAAAAGCAGTTAAGCAAGAGATGAATCACTCGGGAGCACTCTGAGAAGCGACCTTCGGGAGGCAAGTGATGAGTTATCCCCGCATTCTTTGCAGTCTTCTGTGTCTTACCGGATTGCTGGTTCCTTCGTTGTCGGGGCAGGGCAGAGTCGTTGCCATAGACAGCCAGGCTAAAGACCTGAAGCGGACGGCACACCAGCTGCGCGTGAGTGTCGAACAGTTGAAAAATGCGCGCACCGCCCTGCAGGAAGCGACGGACCTTGCCCGCCGAAGTCAGGATCCAAGCGCTTTCTCGCAACTCTCTCAAAGCTGGATTCGGCTCAACCGGACGAAAGCGCCGGCGGCAATCGAGGATCTGTATGGGTGGCTGCGATCTTCGGCGCGGGACGCATCAGACCTGCAAACCTACCAGCGCTGCACGTCGGGCGCACAGTCCCTGCTGAGATCCTTAGCGCAATCGGATTCCGAGCAGGCCATCGTTCTCTGGCGGCAGTGGCCCGATCCCCCCTCATCTCTCGGTCCGGATGCCAAAAGGATCCAGGAACAGAACGATAAGCAGTTTGTGAACCAGCTCGCCATGCAGACGACAGTCCAGAATCCGGAACAGGCCTTGACACTCTTGAGGGAGCAAGCGGCTCAAGGGTCCGATTATGCCACCAACGGCCGCCTGGCCGCGCAGTTCAGTCAATCCGGCAACAGACCGGAAGCTCTGAGGATTGTGGATCAGGCACTCGCCGATTTCAGGCAGCATGAGCCGGATGCACGCGGGCTTTCGAGCTACCTCGGTTTCGTGCGCATGCTGCCCAATATTGATCCCAATCGCTATATGCAGGCGCTGAACCAGCTCGTGCCGTCGCTGCAAAAGCAGGTGACCCCCAATGCGGGCGGGACCGTGACCATCGGAGATCAATCCTTGCAGCTGACACCGGCGGAAGCGGCCGTGGTCGATATCTGTCGCAGCCTTATGGGGCGCCCGGACCTTACGATGAAGACATTGGATGCGATCCCGGGGCTTAGGAACAAGCTGGATCGCGTCGGTGGAATCGACGGCATACTGAATCCGGTCAGAGGCACG is a window encoding:
- the pcaD gene encoding 3-oxoadipate enol-lactonase codes for the protein MKITVHGNQVNYRLDGPPSAPVIMLSHSLATNLTAWDPQVDALTRSFRVLCYDTLGHGGTDVRPGPYTLDQLAGQAGGLLDALGIERVHFLGLSMGGMIGQTLALMRPQSLTSLILCGASSRIPPEAQPLWQERIKIAESEGMAPLIEPTIGRWFTPSFRATHAEVVERVRGMIRATSPLGYSACCHAIAALNLTARIHTIRIPTLLIVGEQDQGMPVAVSRAIHDEIAGSELVILPSASHLSNLEQTVAFNLAVTSYLDRLE
- a CDS encoding SDR family oxidoreductase — translated: MSKIQMLEGQYALVTGASRGIGRAIAESLAGAGSNIAVTARNLEECRTVARDIGRELGVQAIGLQADVSRRESIHELFEQLRAWSSGRLDILVCNAGYPMRPEIWNTPLHATPAEKLQAWYLDIFGTDAMGAVFCTFEALPWMTARRSGRIIYISSTPALEGFQGTPYTLAKAAVLGLMRDVAREYGKDNVRANALALGNIRTPATFDQLNDESRNALAAESPLKRWGNTEEVGRAALFLASDLSSFVTGQVLIVDGGTVRR
- a CDS encoding M23 family metallopeptidase; this translates as MAEKRGLLPRGILLLGGVAVVVAIGIGLLRVGPPPGIHIRPAVPVIGKRTPVTVEISEPGRGLSHVKIEFVQGERVESLAEKDYAYPSALVFWGARTARDTITVQVGRETISWLKAGQASIRVTAGRAGTWLRHPGAASQEIILPVRLSPPSLQVISTQTYVAQGGCEAVVYRVGESSVRDGVRAGNWWFPGYPLPGGSKGERFAFFAIPFDMNAPDARIVAVDAAENQAELNFIDQFFPKKFKEDTVDLSDAFIGKVVPEIMAQTPEVQDRGDMLGNYLAINVDLRQKDAELLKDLAKKSRPELLWNKPFLSMKNGKVMAGFADYRTYSYKGKIVDHQTHLGYDLAVTRHAPVPAANDGVVVQAKYFGIYGNSVIVDHGCGVMSLYGHLSSIGVAEGQKVARGDIIGQTGETGLAGGDHLHFAVILDGLPVNPVEWWDGHWINDRIARKLGPGFHFSE
- a CDS encoding transcriptional regulator gives rise to the protein MVRKHKSARPTPSELDPMIHERLRLGILSALVVQESLSFTELRELLRTTDGNLSVQARRLEQAGYVICDKRFEDRKPKSTYRLSPEGRLALEEYLEKLSGLLPDLGRVRSRAAGSLRAQINPLPSHS
- the uppS gene encoding di-trans,poly-cis-decaprenylcistransferase, with the translated sequence MNSIRHVAIIMDGNGRWAEQRGWPRWRGHEAGARAVRRTVEAACRLEIPVLTLFAFSSENWKRPPQEVQTLFRLFLKYVAEETQSMVENGIRLSAFGRRDRISPAVVTALSQVESATRGCTRLHLRLALDYGSRHEVVEAVQALAQQVASRTLMPEDIDEQMFTNTLTSRDVPDPDLVIRTAGEQRLSNFLLWQAAYAELHFCPRLWPDFDESDLQEALDDYHSRTRKFGALPCVTGALV